The Streptomyces sp. NBC_01298 genome contains the following window.
ATGTGGCGTTGACAATTGCGCAAAGAAATACCGACCACGTGGGCTATTCTGTTGTCCGATTCGCCCTGAATGAGCAGCGACACGATGGTCTGCTGAATGTCGGAGGTAATCGCGGCGCGCGCCGATTGATCGTTTTCCGAGGTGAATTTCTCGGCCGCGCTCCAGGCCCGCTCGAAGGCCTCCGACAGGAATGAGACAAGGTGGCTATTTCTCGATACCGCCGCCCCGTGCGATCCGTCCGCGAGCGGGATGATCGCCACTTCCTTGTCGAAGATGATGCAGCGCGGAAAACCGCCGGCGAGCGTGCACACTTCCGCGCCGAGCGGTGTCACCCGCCCCACGAAGGACGCCGTGGCCGGGCTGAACCGGGCCGTGTGCTGGTAGAGGGTCCGCATGCGCACCCCTCGCCCCAGCAGGCGTTCGGTCCGCTCCAGGCTCTCGGCGAGCACCTCCTCGTCCCGGGCGCCGCCGGGCTGGGAGGTGAGCACCTCGGTGCGGCTGCCGTCCGCGAGTCCGGCGATGAGTTTGCGCACGTCACCCAGGCCCGGTACGACCTCCAGCGAGGTGTCGTCCCGGAGATCCGCGGTCTTGACCGTTAACTCATCCAATTCTCCGCGTAGTTGATCGAGGAAGGACTGGGTCTCGTTCAGGCTGTGCTGCGCCGGGTTGAGGACCTTGATGCGCGCGTGCTCCACGGGGTACGGGGTGTAGATGCCCGTCACGGGACACACGCTCAGCAGCCCCAGATCGTCGAGCGCGTCCGCCGCCTCCTGCACCTCGGCGGCGCTCACGTCCAGGGCCAGGGCCGCTGTTTCGCGCGTTGTACCCGGTGTTCGGGTGACGAACCGGTAGAGACGGTCCCCGGCGTGGGTGAGCCGGGGCACTGTAAAAGGATGGACTTGTCTGATTGAGTTCAATTCATCCCCCTGTCATGTTTTCGCCAGCGGCAACATGATCCCAGAAAGGGATGGCTCCGGATGTGGCCGAACGGACAGGATGATGCCGAAGCTGATCCGGACCGCAAGACATCTTGAGGGGCAGGCAAGCATGCCACGTATAGCGAGTTTCCTCATCGCCATTGCGGCAACTTTCGCCGTGACCGTCTTCCTCGCCCCGTCGACGAGTGGTGCGGCGAACATCGCCGCCGCCACTGGCCCGGGTCAGGTAGTCAACGATCTCGGCTGGGGATGAGATGCCTCGTAGTAAGTCGTACAACACGTACTCCAACCTGCAGCGCCCTGAGTTCCGCAAGCGCGTCGACGAGCTCCTGCTGAAGTTCGAGCGGGACTTCTACGAGCGCAGCGCGGGCGCCGACGGGATGCTCGACAAGGAGAAGTTCGACCTCGAGCTGTACAAGCGGCACAACGTCGAGACGATGATCCGGATCGGCCTCAAGCGTGCCGTCGACCCGCTCATCGCCAACTACTGGGCCACCCGGGACCCGCAGCTCTGCAAGGAGTGGGGCCTGTACGGCGCGGAAGAGGGCCGCCACGACCGCATGTTCGCCGGCGACCTGCACAAGGTCGGCATGACGGACGAGGAGATCTACGCGATCCGTCCGACCTTCGCCACCGAGCTGCTCAACGGCTACTTCTACTACACGATGGCCACGGAGGGTCCGCTGGCCGCGATGATCAGCGGGTTCTACCTGGAGTACATCGCGGGCAAGACCCAGCCCGACTGGCTCGACATCATGGAGCAGCACGTCGGCGCCGACAAGACCAAGGGCGCCCGCGCGCACCTGGCCCTCGACGACGACGACGACCACGTCGACATGGTCTGGAACCTGATCATGCGCATCATCGAGGACGAGGCCGACGAGGAGCGCTTCGTCGAGCACCTCATCAAGATCAACTCACTGTTCGTGTCCTACTTCGTCGAGGTCTACGCGGCCACCGTGCTCGGTGCCGGCGCGGACGCCTCGCTGCTGACCCAGGCCGCACCGGCCGCCGCCGTACAGACCAACCTGCAGACGAAGGCCACCGCTTCGGTCTGACCGACCGGCCCACACCTGCCGGCGAGGCGCTGAAGGGCCGGAGCTCTGAAGGGCCGAGCGCTGAAGGGCCGAGCCCCGAAGGGCCGGAGCTCTGAAGGGCCGTAGGGCCGACACCCCCGCAGTCCGGCGATCCCGGGCATTGCGTTCCAGATGTGCCGCGCCGCCCCCACGGGGGCAGCGCCGCGATGTCCGGGGTCCGGCTGCTCCACCGTCTACTCACCAAGGAAGACGATGCACTATTCATGGCCGCGCGAACTGTCCGAACAGGACATGCGCGAAATGATCGAGCTGATGGACGCCGTGGCGGTCAAGGAGATGACCCTCGGCTTCTACGAACCGGTGGGCCTGGAGAAGGGCCTGCCCCTGATGCGGGCCTTCGAGGCCGACCTGCGGAAGGGCGCCGTGGACCTCCTCCACGTCCGCAACAACGAAGGCCGGATCGTCGGCATGGTGACGCTCGCCCGGGCCCCGCTGCCCGCCCGGCGCCACATCGTCGAAATGCGCCGCTGCGTCGTGGCCCCCGACTACCGCGGGCAGTTCCTGCTCGAAGGCTGGGCCGAGGCCCTGCGCAAGGTCGGCGAGATGGGCTGCGACGTCATCACGCTCGAAGTCCGCGACGACGGCCCCTCCGTGCTCTGGCAGCGCCTGGGTTTCCGGGAGTACGGCCGGCTGCCCGACTACGCCCGCGCCGACGGCCGCCCCGTCACCGGCTTCTACATGCACGCCCGGCTCGCCGACATCACGGACCACTTCGAGGCCACCGGCACCTGGCTGCACGAGCTGGAATCCGACCGCGTCGCGGTAGCGAGCTGACCTCCGTACCGGCAGGCCGTACGCACACCGGGCCCGACGCACACCGCGCCTGACACCGTACGCGCACACCCGTAAATCCCCCCTCCCACGCACCCGCACCCGCACCCCTCCCCGCCGCCGCGCCGCCCGCCGGGTCCGCGCAGGCCCCCGCACCGAGCACGCCGTACACCGCCCCGGGCCGATCCGCCCGTGCGCCACGGCCCCTCGCGGCCGACCGGCCGGTGCGCAGCTCCCCACCCCACCCACCGCCCGCCGGGGCGCACATCGACGTGCGCCGGACGGGCTGCGGGACCACGCCACTCCACCGAAGGGCACAGCCATGTCCAAGATCGCCGTCCTGACCAACGACCTCCAGTACGAACTGGTCGAGAAGAACCCGGAGCGCGTCGCCGCCGTCGAGGCCGCCACCCCGCACTTCACCGGCTTCCTCGACGAGATGCGCAGCCGCGGCCACCACATCTTCCACCTGCAGCTCGTCAACGACCCGGACGACCCGAACGCCGAGCGCTACGACGGCTACCTCCCGGTCCAGCGCGGCACGCACGGCGCCGACATCATCGAGGCCTTCCTGGCCCCCGAGGACGTCGTCATGGAGAAGAGCAAGGACTCGGGCTTCTACGAGACCGACCTGCACGAGCGCCTCCAGGCCCTCGGCGTGGACACCGTGCTGATCACCGGCATGCAGACGCAGATATGCGTCCAGACCACCGCCGCCGACGCGTTCTTCCGCGGCTACAACATCTGGGTCCCCTCCGACTGCGTCGTCTCGGCCCGCCTCGACGACAAGCAGCGCGCCCTGGACTGGCTGGAGGGCTACTGCGCCACGGTGTCCGACTCCGCCGAGGTCATCAAGGTCCTCGACGCCGAGGGCGGCCTGCCCCGCAAGAACATCAAGACCCCGTGACCACGCCCCTCCCCGCAACGACCCGTTCCAGAAAGGAACCGGCATGACCACGAGCGTGGATCCCACCGAATTCATCGTCCTCGACCACGGCACCGGCGCGAAGCTCAGCCAGGACCTGGTCCAGCTGATCGCGGCGACCCTCGGCGACGTGTACGTCGGCATCATGGAGGACAGCGCGGTCCTCAAGATCGAGGGCGACCGCATCGCGATGACCACCGACTCCTTCGTGATCGACCCGCCGTTCTTCGGCAACGGGGACATCGGGAAGATCGCGGTCTGCGGCACCGTCAACGACCTGGCCGTGGCCGGCGCCCGGCCCAAGTACCTCACCCTCGGCATGATCCTGGAGACCGGGCTCCCCATCCCCAAGCTGGTCCAGGTCCTCGAGTCGATCCGCGACACCGCCCGCGAGGCCGGCGTACAGATCGTCGGCGGGGACACCAAGGTGGTCCGCAAGGGCGAGGCCGACCAGATCTACCTGAACACCGCGGGCGTCGGGGTCTTCGAGCGCGAGCCGCTCACCATGACCGACGTGCGCCCCGGCGACAAGGTGATCCTCAGCGGCCCCATCGGAAACCACACGGTGCACCTGCTCTCCATCCGCGAGGGCCTCGGCTTCGAGCAGCGCGTGGACAGCGACTGCGCGCCCCTCAACGGCCTGGTCGACACGGTCCTGTCGAACGTCGAGGCCGGCGCCGTCCGCTCGATGCGCGACGTCACCCGCGGCGGCCTGACCGCCGTGCTCCACGAGTACGCCCACAAGCTCGGCCGCACCATCCGCGTCGCCCAGGACGACCTGCCCATCCAGCACGAGACGGCGATGGCCGCCGACATGCTCGGCATCAACCCGCTGCACTGCGCCAACGAGGGCTGCCTCGTGGTCTTCGTGGCCCCGGAGGCGGAGGCCGACGTACTGGCCGCCCTGCGCTCGCTGCCCTACGGCAAGCACGCGGTCACCATCGGCGAGATCTCCGAGGACACCGAGGGCCTGGTGCTGCTGCGCGACAAGGACGGCCGCGAGACCCAGCTGGAGGAACTCCTCGGCGCCGAACTCCCCCGGCTCTGCTGAGAAAGGGACCGAGGAGACCGCCATGAGCAGCACCGAGCAGCAGACCGTCACGGAGCGGCCCGACGGGACGGCCGGCACCGTCGGCACCGGCACTGTCGGCACCGGCAGCGCCCACAGCGCCGTCAGCGCCTTTGACGAGTGGCGCATCCGCGTCACCGGCGTGGTCCAGGGCGTCGGCTACCGGCCGTTCGTCTACAAGCTGGCCCGTGAACTCGGCCTCTCCGGCTGGGTTCGCAACGACCCCGAAGGCGTGCTGGTGGAGGCGTCCGGACCGGTCGCCGCCCTGGAGGAGTTCACGGCGGGCCTCAGCGGCCGCGCCCCCGAGCTCGCCCGGGTGGACGAGGTCCGGCCGACCCGGGGACTGGCCGCGGGCACCGTGCCCGCCGGCCCGTTCACCATCGTGCACAGCGAGCACACCGGAGCCCGGTCCGCGCTGCTCCCGGCGGACACCCACGTATGCGGCGACTGCCAGGCGGAACTTCGCGATCCGAAGGACCGCCGGCACCGCTACCCCTTCATCAACTGCACCAACTGCGGGCCCCGGTACTCCATCATCCAGGACCTGCCGTACGACCGGCCGATGACCACCATGGCCGCCTTCACCATGTGCCCGGACTGCAAGGCCGAGTACGAGGACCCGATGGACCGGCGCTACCACGCGCAGCCCAACGCGTGCCCGGACTGCGGCCCCCGGCTGCTGCTCCGGGACCGCGAGGGGGGCACGGCCGAAGGGGACGAGGCCCTCCTGCGGGCCGCCCGGGTGCTGGCCGACGGCGGGATCGCGGCCATGAAGAGCGTCGGCGGCTTCCACCTCGTGGTGGACGCGACGAACGCGGAGGCCGTGGCCCTGCTGCGCGGCCGCAAGCGCCGCGACTCCAAGCCGTTCGCGGTGATGGTCCGCGATCTCACCACGGCGCAGGCCCTGGTGGACCTCTCCGAGGCGGAGATCGACGTCCTGCGCTCGCCGGCCCGGCCCATCCTGCTGGCCCGCAAGCGTCCGGGCTCCCTCCCGGAGTCCGTGGCCCCGCGCAACCCCAACCTGGGGATCATGCTGCCCTCGGCACCCCACCACCACCTGCTGCTGGACGAGCCCGGTCTCGAAGCGCTCGTCGCCACCAGCGGCAACATCTCCGGCTACCCCATCGCCTACCGCAACGAAGAGGCCCTGGAGCAGCTCTTCGAGATCGCGGACGTGATCCTCTACCACGACCGCGACATCGAGATCCGCGTCGACGACTCGGTGGTCCGCCTCTCCGACCACCCCGAACTCGACGAGCCGCTGCTCCAGTTCATCCGCCGGGCCCGCGGCTACGCCCCCTACCCCGTGGACGTCGGCCGCGAGGTGGCACCCGTGGTCGCCCTCGGCGCCGAACTGAAGACCACCGTCGCCCTCACCAACGGCTCCCAGGTCTTCCTCAGCCAGCACATCGGCGACCTCAAGAACGACGAGACCTTCGCCGCGCACCACCGCACCGCCCGGCACCTGGCGCAGCTGTACGCGCTCAAGCCGGAGGCCACGGCGCACGACATGCACCCGCAGTTCCGCTCCACCCGGGCGGCCCTGGACGACGACGGCACGGGCCCGGCGCTGCCCACCGTGGAAGTCCAGCACCACCACGCCCACATGGCCTCCTGCATGGCGGAGAACCACGTGCGCGGCACCACCCTCGGCGTGATCTTCGACGGCTTCGGCTACGGCGAGGACGGCACGGTGTGGGGCGGGGAGTTCCTCCTCGGGGACTACGCCGCCTTCCGCCGGGTCGGCCGGATGCGCGGCCTGCCGCTGATCGGAGGGGACCAGGCGGTGCGCGAACCCATCCGCACCGGGTACGCGCTCGCCCTGGACGCCTTCGACGGAGACCCGGACCGGGCCCTCGCGGGCTTCCCCGCCCTCGCCGCCCTCGACGCGCAGCGCCGCCAGGTCTTCGCGACGATGGCGGCCCGCGGGATCAACTCCCCGCCCACCTCCAGCATGGGCCGGCTCTTCGACGGGGCCGCCGCCCTCGCCGGGGTCTGCGCCAGGGCCGAGTACGAGGCCCAGGGCCCGATCGAGCTGGAGGGGCTGCTCGACCGCGACGCCACCCGCGAGCCGCAGGCCTCGTACCGCTTCGGGTCCTACGCGGCGGACGGACTGACCGAGGTGGACCCGCGGCCCGTGATCCGGGCCATGGCCGCCGACATCGCCGCCGGACTGCCCGTGGAGCGGATCAGCCGACGGTTCCACACGGCCGTCGTCGACATGGTCCGCGAGCGCTGCACGGCCCTGCGGGAGGAGACCGGGGTCAACCAGGTCGCCCTCTCCGGAGGCGTGTTCCTCAACGAGTTCCTGCTGCTCAACTGTCTGACCGGGCTGACCGCCGACGGTTTCGACACCTATGTCCACCGGCTCGTTCCGACCAATGACGGAGGAATCGCCCTCGGTCAGGTCATGGTCGCCGACGCCCGCTCACACCTGCGGAATCGAAGTGGAGTGACGACGTGACCACCCTCACGCCGGACGAGATGTACACCTTCGTCGAGGCGCGCGAATCGGGCGCCCGAACCTACGCCAACGCCTTCGGCAAGCTCCTCGCCGAAGGGCACGGGGCGCGCGTCCGCGACGGGCACGGCCGGGAGTACCTGGACTGCCTCGCCGCGGCGGGCACCCTCGCCCTGGGGCACAACCATCCGGACGTCCTGGCCGCGGTGGGGGACTACCTCACCTCCGGTCAGGTCCAGCAGGCACTGGACCTGACCACCCCGGCCAAGTACGAGTACCTCCGGGCGCTGTACGCGCGGTTGCCGGGCACCATGGCGGACACCTTCAAGACCCAGTTCTGCGGACCGGCGGGCACCGACGCCACCGAGGCCGCCATCAAGCTCTTCAAGATCGCCACCGGCCGCCGGACGGTGATCTCCTTCCACGGGGCGTACCACGGGATGACGGCGGGCGCCCTCGCCCTCACCGGCAACCTGGGCGCCAAGGAGTCCGTGCCCTCCCTCATGCCGGACGTCCACCACCTCCCCTATCCCTACGACTACCGCTGCCCCTTCGGCATCGGCGGCGAGGCGGGCGTCCGGGCCGGCCTGACCTACATCGAGCGGCTGCTCACCGACCCGGAGAGCGGCATCACCAAGCCGGCCGCCGTCTTCGTCGAAGCGGTCCAGGGCGAGGGCGGGGTGATCCCGGCGCCGGCCGCCTGGCTGCGCGGGCTGCGGGAGATCACCACCCGGCTGGACATCCCGCTGGTCCTGGACGAGATCCAGGCCGGCTTCGGACGCACCGGCACCATGTGGGCCTTCGAGGAGTCCGGGATCGAGCCGGACGCCGTCCTCGTGTCCAAGGCGGCCGGCGGCGGCTTCCCGCTGTCGCTGCTGCTCTACCACGGCAAGTACGACGCCTGGACGCCCGGAGCCCACGCGGGCACCTTCCGCGGCAACCAGATCGCCCTGGTCGCGGGACTCGCCGCCATGCGGGTCACCGAGTCCGAGGGGCTGATCGACAAGGCCGCCGCCAAGGGCAGACTGATCGGCTCCCTGCTCGGCCGGCTGGCCGCCGGTCACCCCGAGATCGGCCAGGTCCGCGGCCGGGGGCTGATGTGGGGCATCGAGATCGTGGACCCCGCCGGCCGGGCCGACGCCCTCGGTTCGCTGCCCGCCGACGGGGCCCGGGCCAAGCGCGTCAAGCGCGCCTGCCTGGACCACGGGCTGCTGCTGGAGAGCGGCGGGCGGCACGGCGCCGTGCTCCGGCTGCTCCCGCCACTGGTGATCACCGACGAGGAGATCCACGAGATGGCGGCGGCGCTGGAGAAAGCTCTGATCGACTGCGTCTGAGCCGGTCGACCGTGCCCGAGCCGGAGCAGCCGGCTCGGCACGGCAGAGCACGGATCCACGAAGAGAAGGACATTCAACATGGCCACGGGAACGAACAACAGCGGTGAGCACGGCGGCGAGTGGCGCGTCGACTTCGACGCGGAGGTCGTCTTCAGCAACGGAGGCGCCCTGCAGATGCAGGGGTTCCGCCTGGACATCCCCGGTGACGACATCGCCGACGGGGACCTGGGCGAACTGATCGTCCGCCACCTCGGACTGCTGATGGTCGGCAGTACGAAGATCACCCGCCGGGAGCTGATCCAGGAGCCCCACAAGGGCTCCCGGAACACCGGCTCGGCCGGTTCCGGCCGCACCACCGCGGACCTGACCGGCCCCGCGACCCGGGCCGCCTGGCCGACGGGCCCGGGCGGGGCCGCCCCGGGCCTCGCCGGCCTGGTGGACCTTCCCGTGGTCCTGGTCCGGCTCCTCGGAGCCGGAGCGCCGGTCGCCGACCGGCTGGCGCTGGCGCCCTTCGACCTCGCGGGCCGCGCCGTCGTCGTACAGACCGGCCGCGCGGCCGGCCCGTACCTCACCGAGGACGCGGTGGACCTGCTCGCCGGGCAGGGCGCGCTCCTCGTGGCGACCGACAGCCGTGAGGGCAACGGGCCGGTGGCGGCGGCGCTCGCCGCGGCCAACCTGCCCGCCCTCACCGGCCTGACCGGTCTCGACTCCCTCCCGGCGACCGGGGTCCGGCTGCACGCCGTGCCCTTCCCCGGGCAGGACACCTCATTGATCAGGGTCTACGGAGTAACAGATGACCAGCATTGACCAAGCCGGTCTCCCGGAGGCCGGTGCGGCGGCGGCCACCGCCGCCGCACCGGCGCCGGGCCGGCGCCCCCGCAGGGAACTGGCCGCCGCCACCGTCGGCTCGGTCGTCGAGGCCTACGACTGGACCATCTACGGCATCCTCGCCCCCTACTTCGCCGAGGCACTGTTCCCCGGCACCTCGCCCACCGCCAAACTCATCGCCGCCTACCTCGGCTTCGCCCTCGGCTTCCTGGTCCGCCCGCTGGGCAGCGTGCTCATCGGCCGCCTCACCGACACCCGCGGCCGGCGCTACGGACTGACCCTCACGGTCGGCCTGATCGCCGCCGGCTCCCTGTTCCTGGCCGTCGTCCCCGGCTACGCCTCCATCGGCCTGGCCGCTCCGCTCCTGGTGGTGGGGGCCCGGCTGGTGCAGGGCCTGTCGGTCGGGGCGGAGAACCCGAGCGTGGCCGCGTACGTCACCGAGACGGCGCCGGCCGGGCGCCGCTACTTCTACAGCGCCGTCTCCTACGGGGGAGTGGTACTGGGCAGCGCGCTCTCCTTCATCGTCATGAACCTCCTGCTCGGAGTGTTCGGCGAGAGCGGGGTCGAGGACGGGGCCTGGCGCCTCGGCTTCGTCTTCGGCGGGCTGCTCGGGCTGACCGCCCTGTGGATCCGGCGGGGCGCGGCGGAGAGCACCGTCTTCACCGCTGCCGCGGGCGGGGCCGCGCAGGGAGCGGCCCCGTCCGCGGGGATGCCGCGGAAGGCGCCGGTCGTGAGGGCTCCGAGCCCCTGGCCGGTGCTGCGGGCCCATCTCCGGCGGCTCGCCGTGGTGTTCGCCATCACCTCCGGGGCCACCACCGCCTTCTACTTCGTCACCGTCGACTTCCCCTCGTACGCCGAGAGCGCCGGGGCCGCCGGCAAGGAGGAGACCTCCGCCGCGCTGCTCCTCGGCATGGTGGCGCTCCTCGCGGCCATGCTCGGCGGCGGCAAGGCGGCCGACCGGATCGGGGCGCTGCCCGTCCTGCGGCTCGGCTTCGCCGGGCTCGCGCTGGGCACCGTACCGCTGCTGCTGGCCATGAACTCCGGACGGGTTCCCGTCCAACTGGTCACCGTGGTGCTGCTCTTCCTGCTGGGCCTCCCGCTCGCGGTGAGCAACGTCTTCGCGGGGCAGCTGTTCCCGCCGGCGGTGCGCGCCGTCGCCGTGGGCCTGCCCACCGCGGCCGCGATCAGCCTCTTCGGCGGCACGTTCCCGATGCTCGCGGAGCTCCTGAGGTCGGCCGGCCTGGGCGCCTGGCTGCCGTGGTGGCCGGCACTGACCGCCGCGGTGGCGCTGGCCGCCTCATGGGCCGTACACGAACACCCCGGTAGCGAACACCCCGGTAGCGAACACCTCGGTAGCGAACAGCCTGTGTCCGTAACCCCTCATGCCTGAGAAGGACGTCATGACCGCACTGCTCGAAGGACTCGACTCGCTGCTGCCGGCCCTCGAAGCCGACTACCGCGACCTGCACACCCACCCCGAACTCGCCTTCCAGGAGAAGCGGACGGCGGCCCTGGTCGCCGAGCGCCTCGCCGCCCAGGGCGGCTGGGAGATCACCACCGGCGTCGGCCGCACCGGCGTGGTCGCGGTCCTGGCCAACGGCGAGGGCCCGGTGGTCATGCTGCGCGCCGACATGGACGCGCTGCCCGTCAAGGAGGCCACCGGACTGCCGTACGCGAGCACCGAGACGGCCACCGACGAATCGGGCACCGAGGTCCCGGTGATGCACGCCTGCGGCCACGATCTGCACGTGGCCGCGCTCATCGGGTCCTGCGCCCTGTTCGCCCGTAACCGCGGGGCCTGGCGGGGCACGGTCGTCGCCGTCTTCCAGCCGGGCGAGGAGAGCGGCTACGGAGCCCGCGAGATGGTCGAGGACGGGCTCTTCGAGCGCTTCCCGCGCCCCGACGTGATCCTCGGCTCGCACGTGGGACCCGGCCCCGTCGGGCTCGTCGCGACCTTGCCCGGCGTGGTCATGGGCGCCACCGACTCGATCACCGTCAAGCTCTTCGGGCGCGGCGGCCACGGCTCGAAGCCCGAGGCCGCGGTCGACCCCGTGGTGATGGCGGCCTCGCTGGTCCTGCGGCTCCAGACCGTGGTCTCCCGCGAGATCGCCGCCCAGGAACCGGTGGTGGTCACCGTCGGCAAACTGCACGCCGGCACCACCGCCGCGGTCATACCCGACACGGCCGAGCTGGGCATCAACGTGCGCACCAGCTCCGCGCCGGTCCGCGAGAAGGTCCTCGCGGCCGTCGAGCGCCTCGCCCGCGCCGAATCGGCGGCGGCGGGCGCGACCGCCGACCCGGAGATCACCTCCGTCTACCACCTGCCCATGACCGTCAACGACACCGCGGCCGCCGAGCGGGTGGCCGACGCCCACCGCGAGCACTTCGGGGCCGGCGCCGTCATGACGATGGGCCCGACCACCGCCAGCGAGGACTTCGGGCTGCTCGCCACCGCCGCCCAGGTCCCCTCGGTGTACTGGTTCTACGGCGGCCTCGACCCGCAGGCCTTCGGGGAGGCCTTCGCGGCCGGCAAGCTGGAGGAGCTCCCGCAGAACCACTCCTCCACCTTCGCGCCCGTCGCCGGACCCGCGCTGTCCGTCGGCGTCCGCACGATGGCCACGGCGGCACTGCCCTGGCTCGCCGCCGCTGCCGCTGCCGCTGCCGCTGCCGCTGCCTCTGCCTCTGCCTCTGCCTCTGCCTCCTCCTCCTCCGAGGGCGCCGACGCGGGTGAGGGGAGCGGGACGGAATGAGCACCGACCGGCCGCACATCATCGTCCTGCACCGCTGGCGGGACACCCACGCGCACTACGCCGACTACATCGACCACGGCTCCGCCCAGGTCACCTACGTCAGCACGGCGCTCGGCCGCGCCTCGTTACCCGAGGCCGCCGCCGCGGTCACCACCGTCGCCCTGACCGACGACCTGCCCGCCGTCCGCGCGGCCGTCACCGGCCTCGTGGCCCGCTTCGGCGCCCCGGCGCGGCTGATCGCCCTCAACGAGGGGGACCTGGACACGGCCGCGCTGATCCGCGAGGAGTTCGCGATCCCCGGCCAGCACACCGCCGAACTGGCCGTGTTCCGAGACAAGCTGACCATGTGCCGCACGGCCGAGGCCGCCGGCCTGCCGGTGCCCGCCTTCGCCCCCGCGCCGGACCCGGCCGCCGTGCTCGCCTTCGGCGAGGCCCACGGCTGGCCGCTGGTCGTCAAGCCGCACCGCGGCACCGCCAGCCGGGGCGTGGTCCAGATCGACTCCGCCGCCGAACTGGCGGAACTGGGCTCCCTGGCCGCCGCCCTGGCCGCCGAACCGCACCTCGTCCAGAGCTACGTGGACGGGCCCATCCTGCACATCGACGGGCTGTGGGAGGGCGATTCGCTCGGCAGCTGGACCGTCTCGCGCTACGTGGGCGGCACCTGCGCCGACTTCACCCAGGGCACCTGGCTCGGCTCCGTGGAGGAGGACGAACCCGCGCTGCTGGAGGCGGTGGAGGCCTTCGCCGCCGCGGTCGGCCCCGCCCTCGGCGGTTCGCAGCCCTGGGTCTTCCATCTGGAGGCCTTCGTCACCCCGGCGCCCGGCGGCGGGCCCGCGCTGGTCTTCCTGGAGTGCGGGGCCCGGGTGGGCGGCGGGGAGATCCCCTTCACCTGGCGCGACGTCCACGAAGTCGACCTGATGGCCGCCGCCGTGGACATCCAGCTCGGCCTGACCCCGGTCCTGCCGCCGCTCAAGACCGGCGAGGTCGGCGGCTACCTGCTGCTCCCGCTCCCGGTGCCCGCCCCCTGCCGCGTCGAAGCGGCCGGCTGGGTACGGGAACCCGCGCCGGGCCGCCTCCCGTACGCCGTCAAGCACACCCCGGTCGGCTCCACGGCCCCGGCGATCAGCGGCTACGAGCACGTCGGCACCCGCTTCCGCTTCCGCGGCGCCACCACCCGGGAGGTCGAGGCCGCCATCACCGAGTCCGCGAACTCCTTCCGGCTGACCTGCGTACCGGTCGGCGCCCCGCCCGCCGACGGCCCGACGGGCTGACCCCCCCCACACGTCTCGCACCCCCTGTTCTCCGGGGCGAACCCGCTCCACGCCCCGTACCGGAAAGGAATCCACCGTGGTCTTCACGACCTCCGAACGCCAGCGCGTCATCCTCGTAGGCAGCCGCATACAGCAGTACCGGGAATACGCCCTGGCCTCCCTCGCCCAGCACTACGAGGTGACCCTCGTCGCGCCGGAGGCCCCCACCTGGCAGGCCCGTTACGTGGAGACCCACCGGATCGCCGACACCACGGACGCGGCCAAGCTGTACGCCCCGGTCGCCGACCTGCGCGGCGAG
Protein-coding sequences here:
- the hypF gene encoding carbamoyltransferase HypF yields the protein MSSTEQQTVTERPDGTAGTVGTGTVGTGSAHSAVSAFDEWRIRVTGVVQGVGYRPFVYKLARELGLSGWVRNDPEGVLVEASGPVAALEEFTAGLSGRAPELARVDEVRPTRGLAAGTVPAGPFTIVHSEHTGARSALLPADTHVCGDCQAELRDPKDRRHRYPFINCTNCGPRYSIIQDLPYDRPMTTMAAFTMCPDCKAEYEDPMDRRYHAQPNACPDCGPRLLLRDREGGTAEGDEALLRAARVLADGGIAAMKSVGGFHLVVDATNAEAVALLRGRKRRDSKPFAVMVRDLTTAQALVDLSEAEIDVLRSPARPILLARKRPGSLPESVAPRNPNLGIMLPSAPHHHLLLDEPGLEALVATSGNISGYPIAYRNEEALEQLFEIADVILYHDRDIEIRVDDSVVRLSDHPELDEPLLQFIRRARGYAPYPVDVGREVAPVVALGAELKTTVALTNGSQVFLSQHIGDLKNDETFAAHHRTARHLAQLYALKPEATAHDMHPQFRSTRAALDDDGTGPALPTVEVQHHHAHMASCMAENHVRGTTLGVIFDGFGYGEDGTVWGGEFLLGDYAAFRRVGRMRGLPLIGGDQAVREPIRTGYALALDAFDGDPDRALAGFPALAALDAQRRQVFATMAARGINSPPTSSMGRLFDGAAALAGVCARAEYEAQGPIELEGLLDRDATREPQASYRFGSYAADGLTEVDPRPVIRAMAADIAAGLPVERISRRFHTAVVDMVRERCTALREETGVNQVALSGGVFLNEFLLLNCLTGLTADGFDTYVHRLVPTNDGGIALGQVMVADARSHLRNRSGVTT
- a CDS encoding GNAT family N-acetyltransferase, producing the protein MHYSWPRELSEQDMREMIELMDAVAVKEMTLGFYEPVGLEKGLPLMRAFEADLRKGAVDLLHVRNNEGRIVGMVTLARAPLPARRHIVEMRRCVVAPDYRGQFLLEGWAEALRKVGEMGCDVITLEVRDDGPSVLWQRLGFREYGRLPDYARADGRPVTGFYMHARLADITDHFEATGTWLHELESDRVAVAS
- a CDS encoding cysteine hydrolase family protein is translated as MSKIAVLTNDLQYELVEKNPERVAAVEAATPHFTGFLDEMRSRGHHIFHLQLVNDPDDPNAERYDGYLPVQRGTHGADIIEAFLAPEDVVMEKSKDSGFYETDLHERLQALGVDTVLITGMQTQICVQTTAADAFFRGYNIWVPSDCVVSARLDDKQRALDWLEGYCATVSDSAEVIKVLDAEGGLPRKNIKTP
- the hypE gene encoding hydrogenase expression/formation protein HypE translates to MTTSVDPTEFIVLDHGTGAKLSQDLVQLIAATLGDVYVGIMEDSAVLKIEGDRIAMTTDSFVIDPPFFGNGDIGKIAVCGTVNDLAVAGARPKYLTLGMILETGLPIPKLVQVLESIRDTAREAGVQIVGGDTKVVRKGEADQIYLNTAGVGVFEREPLTMTDVRPGDKVILSGPIGNHTVHLLSIREGLGFEQRVDSDCAPLNGLVDTVLSNVEAGAVRSMRDVTRGGLTAVLHEYAHKLGRTIRVAQDDLPIQHETAMAADMLGINPLHCANEGCLVVFVAPEAEADVLAALRSLPYGKHAVTIGEISEDTEGLVLLRDKDGRETQLEELLGAELPRLC
- a CDS encoding helix-turn-helix transcriptional regulator, yielding MPRLTHAGDRLYRFVTRTPGTTRETAALALDVSAAEVQEAADALDDLGLLSVCPVTGIYTPYPVEHARIKVLNPAQHSLNETQSFLDQLRGELDELTVKTADLRDDTSLEVVPGLGDVRKLIAGLADGSRTEVLTSQPGGARDEEVLAESLERTERLLGRGVRMRTLYQHTARFSPATASFVGRVTPLGAEVCTLAGGFPRCIIFDKEVAIIPLADGSHGAAVSRNSHLVSFLSEAFERAWSAAEKFTSENDQSARAAITSDIQQTIVSLLIQGESDNRIAHVVGISLRNCQRHIANIMKSIGARNRLHAGYLLAKEPFNGV